A stretch of the Candidatus Binatia bacterium genome encodes the following:
- a CDS encoding DUF2442 domain-containing protein has protein sequence MKLGTRLKRIKRVDAERYRITLEYTDGYSGTVDLGSILGCPAMKPLALDILRGRLFGKCFVESGALAWPNGYELCPDALRGWIDEQRGHHAA, from the coding sequence ATGAAACTCGGGACGCGGCTGAAACGGATCAAGCGAGTTGACGCCGAGCGGTACCGCATCACGCTCGAGTACACCGACGGGTACTCCGGCACGGTCGACCTCGGTTCGATCCTTGGTTGCCCGGCTATGAAGCCGCTGGCGCTCGATATCCTCCGCGGTAGGTTGTTCGGAAAGTGTTTCGTCGAATCCGGGGCGCTCGCCTGGCCGAATGGATACGAACTCTGCCCCGACGCACTGCGCGGGTGGATCGACGAACAACGGGGACATCACGCCGCCTGA
- a CDS encoding CoA-binding protein — protein sequence MASAHEAFWSQSSFAFVGHSAKKGFPRISYGEARKRGKRVFAVDPSIDQVEGDKTYPDLRALPERVDGVVLEVPREETLEAVREAADVGIKNVWVHMGRDTPEALALAKELGLNVLTGTCAVMYLAQGLSAHTVHKWVNKVLRKY from the coding sequence ATGGCATCCGCACATGAGGCGTTCTGGTCCCAGTCGAGTTTCGCGTTCGTCGGCCATTCCGCGAAGAAGGGGTTCCCGCGGATAAGTTACGGCGAGGCGCGGAAACGGGGTAAGCGAGTGTTCGCGGTCGACCCGTCCATCGATCAGGTGGAGGGCGACAAGACCTATCCGGACCTGCGTGCGTTACCCGAACGGGTCGACGGCGTCGTTCTCGAAGTCCCACGCGAAGAGACACTGGAAGCGGTCCGCGAGGCCGCCGACGTGGGCATCAAGAACGTCTGGGTTCACATGGGACGCGACACGCCCGAAGCGCTGGCGCTGGCGAAAGAGCTGGGCCTCAACGTCCTGACGGGGACATGCGCGGTGATGTATCTCGCGCAGGGTCTCAGCGCGCACACGGTGCACAAGTGGGTGAACAAGGTGCTGCGGAAGTACTGA